Sequence from the Pseudomonas frederiksbergensis genome:
AAAAGCCTCCATGCGGGAGGCTTTACGTGTCAGAGATCGAAGTCGTAGTCGGCGAGTTGCTTTTGCAAGCGGCGCTCTTCCAGCAGGTTGTCGATGGTGCGGCGTTTGCTCAGGTTGGTTTTTGCAACCTCCACCACAGGTTCCACTTCGTCAGCCTCGACGGCGACGAAATCGTCTTCTACATCCAGTTGTTCTTTGCCAGTGCTCATGGGTTCGACTCCAGGCTAAGACTGCCATTGGCGCCCCTTATATCGATAAACCATCGGCGGGTAAAAAAGATTTTTTCAATCGAAGGATAAACAAAAGCAATAGCGCATCAATCGTCAGATGTCTTGTGCTTGTACTCGCATAGATCTTCGATCCGGCAGCTCCCGCAGCGGGGCTTGCGGGCCAGGCAGACGTAACGTCCGTGCAGGATCAGCCAGTGATGGGAATCCAGGAGGTATTCCTTGGGAACGAATTTCATCAACTTGTTTTCCACTTCCACTACGTTCTTGCCCGGGGCGAGCCCAGTCCGGTTACTGACGCGGAAAATGTGGGTGTCGACCGCCATCGTCAACTGCCGGAACGCGGTGTTGAGGACCACGTTGGCAGTCTTGCGGCCGACGCCCGGCAGGGCTTCCAGCTCTTCGCGGGTCTGGGGGATCTCACCGCCGTGTCGCTCGATCAGCAGGCGACAGGTTTCGATCACGTTTTTCGCCTTGCTGTTAAACAGTCCGATGGTCTTGATGTACTCGGACAGCCCTTCGACGCCCAGGGCAAGGATCGCCTGCGGCGTATTGGCCACCGGGAAGAGTCTGGCCGTTGCCTTGTTGACACCGACGTCGGTGGATTGGGCCGAGAGAATTACCGCGATCAGCAGTTCGAAAGGGGAGGAGTAGGCCAGTTCGGTCTTTGGCTCCGGGTTGTCTTCATGAAAGCGACGAAAGATTTCCAGACGTTTTGCGGCGTTCATGGGCGCGGCGTTTCCTCTAGGGTTGAACGGGTTTTGGTGCCGATCAAGGCTTGATAGGCAGCGAGCAACAGGCCGAGCAAAATGAATCCGCCGGGGACGATCAAGGCCAATGGCACGCCTCTGCCTATCAGCTCGCGCAAAGCGCCCAGGATGATAACCAGCAGGCCGAATTGTCCCGCCAACCTGAGATGAACCGTCATGCGTCGCTCGGTAGCGGTATGTTCCAGCGCCACGCAGCTCAATGCGATCCATCCGATATACACGGCCAACGCGCCATGCCGCTCCAATATCCAGGCTTGTGCGAGGAGGTCCGCGCAGGCGGTCATGGCGGCGGCCACGGCGATGGATGCAATGAGTTGCTGGCAGGCTGTAAGGCGTGGTCTCAGCAGCGCCATTGTCGAGCCGTGGGCGAAACTGATCACAACCCAGGCGAGCCAAAGGATCAGCGCATTGATCAGCGAGTCACTGGCGCCGACCACGGGCACGAGGACCAGGGCGCGCGGCCAGGAGGGGGAGTCATTCATGGCTGGTCGCTCCGGTCAACTGAGCCTTGTGCTCGTCGAAGTAACGCAACGTATCGTGCACGGCCTGGAGCACCGCCCTGGATGTCACCGTCGCACCAGCCAACTGATCGAACTGGCCGAGGTCCTTTTTCAATGCCCACCCCTCGTCGGCAGGCGCCTGGCGCGACTTGCCATGGAACGTTTGCAGCCAGGCATTCGGCCAGCCCGCTATCCCCGCGCCCAGGCCGGGAGTTTCCGACTGGCGCAGGGTCTTTACGCCCAACACTCGTCCTGCCGGATCCACAGCGATCAATAATTCGATGGTGCCCTCGTAGCCCAGTACCTGGCTGCGTAGCAACACGGCGCTGGGCGCCCCTTCGCGAGTTGCCCGGTAAGCGCCCAGCAATGTGCTGCGGGGCAGCGTTACCGGGGTTGCAATGACAGGTTGCGCCAAAGGCTGATTGTCATAGCGGTCGCTCGGCAGTACGTCGAGCAAGGTCCGGGTGGCGATAGCTCGGCGCTGCGCCTCGATGCGCC
This genomic interval carries:
- a CDS encoding PA3496 family putative envelope integrity protein, coding for MSTGKEQLDVEDDFVAVEADEVEPVVEVAKTNLSKRRTIDNLLEERRLQKQLADYDFDL
- the nth gene encoding endonuclease III, giving the protein MNAAKRLEIFRRFHEDNPEPKTELAYSSPFELLIAVILSAQSTDVGVNKATARLFPVANTPQAILALGVEGLSEYIKTIGLFNSKAKNVIETCRLLIERHGGEIPQTREELEALPGVGRKTANVVLNTAFRQLTMAVDTHIFRVSNRTGLAPGKNVVEVENKLMKFVPKEYLLDSHHWLILHGRYVCLARKPRCGSCRIEDLCEYKHKTSDD
- a CDS encoding Rnf-Nqr domain containing protein; its protein translation is MNDSPSWPRALVLVPVVGASDSLINALILWLAWVVISFAHGSTMALLRPRLTACQQLIASIAVAAAMTACADLLAQAWILERHGALAVYIGWIALSCVALEHTATERRMTVHLRLAGQFGLLVIILGALRELIGRGVPLALIVPGGFILLGLLLAAYQALIGTKTRSTLEETPRP
- a CDS encoding RnfABCDGE type electron transport complex subunit G; the protein is MKNTAGVVILVLLGGLAVGATYLTQISTAGRIEAQRRAIATRTLLDVLPSDRYDNQPLAQPVIATPVTLPRSTLLGAYRATREGAPSAVLLRSQVLGYEGTIELLIAVDPAGRVLGVKTLRQSETPGLGAGIAGWPNAWLQTFHGKSRQAPADEGWALKKDLGQFDQLAGATVTSRAVLQAVHDTLRYFDEHKAQLTGATSHE